One stretch of Desulfovibrio sp. JC010 DNA includes these proteins:
- the fsa gene encoding fructose-6-phosphate aldolase: MEFFLDTANLDEIRKAKAQGLMDGVTTNPTLLSREGGDWRKQAEAICAEVEGPVSLEVVGETADEMVSMADELASFGDNVVIKVPMTTEGLVATERLYRKGVKTNVTLVFSPLQALLAAKAGATYVSPFVGRLDGISQDGMELIEQIRTIFDNYDFPTKVLVASIRHPMHVLDSALIGADVATIPYSVISQLAAHPLTDKGLASFDADWAKLTK, translated from the coding sequence ATGGAATTTTTTCTGGATACTGCAAACCTTGATGAGATCAGAAAGGCGAAAGCACAGGGGCTGATGGACGGGGTGACCACCAACCCGACCCTGCTCTCCCGCGAGGGCGGTGACTGGCGCAAGCAGGCCGAGGCAATTTGCGCCGAAGTGGAGGGCCCGGTCAGTCTGGAAGTTGTCGGTGAAACTGCTGATGAAATGGTCAGCATGGCCGATGAACTGGCTTCTTTCGGTGATAACGTGGTCATCAAGGTCCCCATGACTACCGAAGGACTGGTGGCAACCGAGAGATTGTACCGCAAGGGTGTAAAGACCAACGTGACCCTTGTTTTTTCACCTTTGCAGGCCCTGCTGGCCGCCAAGGCGGGAGCAACCTACGTAAGTCCGTTTGTGGGCCGTCTGGACGGAATATCACAGGACGGTATGGAACTGATCGAGCAGATCCGCACCATCTTTGATAATTATGATTTCCCCACCAAGGTGCTGGTGGCTTCCATTCGTCATCCCATGCACGTGCTGGATTCCGCGCTTATCGGTGCGGATGTGGCAACCATCCCGTACAGCGTAATCAGCCAGCTTGCCGCCCATCCCCTTACCGACAAGGGGCTGGCCTCTTTTGATGCGGATTGGGCAAAGCTGACCAAGTAA
- the trpB gene encoding tryptophan synthase subunit beta — protein MTDNATINADGFFGEYGGQYVPEQLLPILNELAETYEKFRKDPEFIKEFQYYLAKYSGRPTPLYLCANLTEELGGAKIYLKREDLNHLGAHKVNNTIGQILLAKRMGKKKIIAETGAGQHGVATAATCALMGMECTIVMGEVDMERQKLNVFRMRMMGANVVAAKSGQKTLKEAVDEALAAWIGDAENTFYLLGSAVGPHPYPVMVRDFQSVIGKEAKQQCLEDEGRLPDYCIACVGGGSNAIGMFADFIGDESVKLVGVEPSGRSLEPGEHAATLCLGEPGIMHGFNSYMLKDEQGEPAPVYSISAGLDYPSVGPEHSHLKDLGRAQYEHASDKEATDAFFKLSQTEGIIPALESSHALAYALKLAPQLDKDKIIVVNLSGRGDKDVAQIEEMISKGELELP, from the coding sequence ATGACTGACAACGCAACTATCAATGCAGACGGCTTTTTTGGTGAATACGGCGGACAGTACGTTCCCGAACAGCTTCTTCCTATCCTGAATGAGCTGGCGGAAACTTACGAAAAATTCAGGAAAGATCCCGAATTCATCAAAGAATTCCAGTACTACCTCGCAAAATATTCCGGCCGCCCCACCCCTCTCTATCTCTGCGCCAACCTCACAGAAGAACTGGGCGGTGCAAAAATCTACCTCAAGCGTGAGGACCTCAACCACCTCGGCGCGCACAAGGTCAACAACACCATCGGCCAGATTCTGCTGGCAAAACGCATGGGCAAGAAAAAAATCATCGCTGAAACCGGTGCCGGACAGCACGGCGTCGCCACAGCCGCAACCTGCGCACTCATGGGCATGGAATGTACCATCGTCATGGGTGAAGTGGATATGGAACGCCAGAAGCTGAATGTTTTCCGCATGCGCATGATGGGTGCCAACGTTGTTGCCGCAAAGTCCGGCCAGAAGACACTTAAGGAAGCTGTGGACGAAGCCCTCGCCGCATGGATCGGCGACGCTGAAAACACCTTCTACCTGCTCGGTTCCGCAGTGGGACCGCACCCCTACCCGGTCATGGTCCGCGACTTCCAGTCCGTAATCGGTAAAGAAGCCAAGCAGCAGTGCCTTGAAGACGAAGGCCGTCTGCCCGACTACTGCATCGCCTGTGTGGGCGGCGGCTCCAACGCTATCGGTATGTTCGCGGATTTCATCGGCGACGAATCCGTTAAGCTGGTCGGTGTCGAGCCTTCCGGCCGCAGCCTTGAGCCGGGCGAACATGCCGCAACCCTCTGTCTCGGAGAGCCCGGCATTATGCACGGTTTCAATTCCTACATGCTCAAGGACGAACAGGGCGAACCCGCTCCGGTATATTCCATTTCCGCAGGTCTTGATTATCCCAGCGTAGGACCCGAGCATTCCCATCTCAAGGACCTCGGCCGGGCGCAGTACGAACACGCTTCCGACAAGGAAGCAACCGATGCATTCTTCAAGCTTTCCCAGACCGAAGGCATCATCCCCGCCCTTGAGTCCTCCCACGCGCTGGCCTATGCCCTCAAGCTGGCACCGCAGCTCGACAAGGACAAAATCATCGTGGTCAACCTCTCCGGTCGCGGCGACAAAGACGTGGCCCAGATCGAAGAAATGATCAGCAAAGGCGAACTTGAATTGCCTTAA
- a CDS encoding YkgJ family cysteine cluster protein: MKKSLDEVIDSILANVYPLFEEHPELKKLLRDMSLAVCADSGSISPEQELFPSLLAQKGIGLFEANFNAILGQVQSLDPAFKIACGAGCSYCCSSHITVTPQEGFHIGLHLAATRSADEFTELAEQCLAIAAGLESATLEEYAKNYFQPCPFLKADKCSIYEVRPVLARNWISTDVEACRKSFDSKNKISVPQNSLIMVQKDLIYAGQAAYLAGFNIDGNICSFMPLMAQIMTDFEGTYAKWLSGEKLAGQM, from the coding sequence ATGAAGAAAAGTCTTGATGAAGTCATTGATTCCATTCTGGCCAATGTTTATCCCCTGTTTGAAGAGCACCCGGAGCTTAAAAAACTGCTGCGGGACATGAGTCTCGCTGTCTGTGCAGATTCCGGTTCCATCAGTCCGGAGCAGGAATTATTTCCGTCACTGCTGGCCCAAAAGGGAATCGGGTTGTTCGAGGCCAACTTCAACGCCATTCTGGGGCAGGTGCAATCCCTTGATCCCGCTTTCAAGATTGCCTGCGGTGCCGGATGCTCTTACTGTTGCTCCTCGCATATCACCGTGACCCCGCAGGAAGGGTTTCACATCGGTCTGCATCTGGCTGCAACCCGCAGTGCCGACGAATTCACCGAGCTTGCCGAGCAATGCCTTGCCATCGCAGCCGGGCTTGAATCCGCAACTCTTGAAGAATACGCAAAAAATTATTTCCAGCCCTGTCCTTTCCTGAAAGCCGACAAATGCTCCATCTACGAAGTGCGCCCGGTGCTGGCCCGGAACTGGATTTCCACGGACGTGGAAGCATGCCGCAAGAGCTTCGATTCCAAAAACAAAATATCTGTCCCCCAGAATTCATTGATCATGGTCCAGAAGGACCTGATCTATGCCGGGCAGGCCGCCTATCTTGCCGGATTCAACATAGACGGTAATATCTGTTCCTTCATGCCGCTCATGGCTCAGATCATGACCGATTTTGAAGGAACGTACGCCAAATGGCTGAGCGGTGAAAAACTGGCCGGCCAGATGTAA
- a CDS encoding bile acid:sodium symporter family protein, whose product MVGPLCSFIERHFLLLAVFLSFAAFLEPSLFIWMKPHIALSLGIIMFGMGLTLEFSDFAAAIRNFRAVGLGVLLQYTVMPVLAVGLSALFGLPQEALIGMVVVGACPGGTASNVIAHLARANVALSVTMTLVSTCLAPVLTPLIIYLVLNQQIEIPFLPMVKSVFWIVIFPLVDGLVLRRLLKQRLDPLLHIFPSISIVVIAMLIACIIGLNRDMLASFPLLIFAAVALHNLGGLGAGYGAGRLSGFSHRDSLTLAIEVGMQNSGLGVALATKYFGIASALPGALFSLWHNISGILLANRNRVISSGESNEEKS is encoded by the coding sequence ATGGTTGGTCCTTTATGCAGCTTTATTGAACGGCATTTTCTTTTACTGGCAGTATTTTTGAGCTTTGCCGCTTTTCTTGAACCGTCACTTTTTATATGGATGAAGCCCCATATTGCTCTCAGTCTGGGGATTATCATGTTCGGTATGGGGTTGACCCTTGAGTTCAGTGACTTTGCAGCTGCAATAAGGAATTTTAGGGCCGTGGGGCTTGGCGTTCTGCTGCAGTATACGGTCATGCCGGTTCTGGCGGTGGGGCTGTCCGCATTGTTCGGCCTGCCGCAGGAAGCCCTGATCGGTATGGTGGTGGTCGGGGCCTGCCCCGGCGGAACGGCTTCAAATGTCATTGCGCATCTGGCAAGGGCTAATGTGGCCCTCTCGGTGACCATGACCCTTGTTTCCACCTGCCTTGCCCCGGTTCTGACCCCGTTGATCATTTATCTTGTTCTTAACCAGCAGATAGAAATACCATTTCTGCCCATGGTTAAGTCCGTATTCTGGATTGTGATTTTTCCGCTGGTGGACGGTCTGGTACTGCGCAGGCTGCTCAAGCAAAGGCTGGATCCGCTGCTGCACATTTTTCCTTCTATCTCAATTGTGGTAATTGCCATGCTCATAGCATGTATTATCGGTCTGAACCGGGATATGCTGGCTTCTTTTCCGTTGCTGATTTTTGCCGCCGTAGCCCTGCACAATCTCGGCGGCCTGGGTGCCGGATACGGAGCAGGCAGATTGTCCGGATTCAGTCATCGCGACAGCCTGACCCTTGCAATTGAGGTGGGCATGCAGAATTCCGGTCTGGGTGTGGCCCTTGCGACCAAATATTTTGGAATAGCGAGTGCGTTGCCGGGTGCTTTGTTCAGCCTCTGGCACAATATTTCGGGGATATTGCTCGCCAACCGTAACCGAGTAATTTCTTCAGGAGAGAGTAATGAAGAAAAGTCTTGA
- a CDS encoding DUF2156 domain-containing protein, protein MNLNRTAQFRFLLSDDPLAAPALLPYLKIYGNRCMSYSTTQPGLKHALLESVGYISWLEINPLFMGKHAVILSEPVAPPELQVSLIKRLERHLGKLTLVQIGEPLAAKLHEQGYSVYQIGVESELDIQSFNLDGKHKNSLRRWRNKALNSGVVVEESLLSETNCREVEEICHDWLKGKGGKELSFLTRPMPKTDEDGVRFFWARQGDELLGFSGFDPMYDNGRTIGYYHNFDRICSGAVNGTSPFTLLQAMDKFRSEGKKTLSLGLSPLYGMDSGYNLVGPLQKIAQLFYEYGEKIYPFKGNAGHKAKFCGRKKKVYVASNAGWFRTMVAAATACGLEVKNQLT, encoded by the coding sequence ATGAACTTGAACAGAACTGCACAATTTCGTTTTCTCTTAAGTGATGATCCGCTGGCCGCCCCGGCGTTGCTGCCCTATTTAAAAATATACGGCAACAGGTGCATGTCTTACTCAACCACTCAACCGGGCCTGAAACATGCGCTGCTGGAATCAGTGGGTTACATCTCATGGCTGGAAATAAATCCATTGTTCATGGGAAAACACGCCGTAATCCTTTCTGAACCGGTTGCCCCGCCGGAGCTGCAGGTGTCCCTCATCAAAAGACTTGAACGCCATTTAGGCAAATTGACCCTTGTCCAGATAGGGGAACCATTGGCTGCAAAGCTGCATGAGCAAGGATACTCTGTTTACCAGATCGGAGTGGAAAGTGAACTGGATATTCAGAGCTTTAATCTGGACGGCAAACACAAAAATTCTCTGCGCCGCTGGCGGAACAAGGCATTAAATTCAGGTGTCGTAGTTGAGGAAAGCCTGCTTTCGGAAACAAACTGCAGGGAAGTGGAAGAAATTTGCCATGACTGGCTGAAAGGCAAAGGAGGCAAGGAGCTGTCTTTCCTGACCCGGCCCATGCCCAAAACCGATGAAGACGGTGTCCGCTTTTTCTGGGCCAGACAGGGCGATGAACTGCTCGGTTTTTCAGGATTTGACCCTATGTACGACAATGGCAGAACTATCGGTTACTATCATAATTTCGACCGCATCTGCTCCGGGGCGGTAAACGGGACTTCCCCCTTCACCCTGCTGCAGGCCATGGATAAATTCCGCTCAGAAGGCAAAAAAACATTAAGCCTCGGGCTTTCCCCGCTCTATGGAATGGATAGTGGGTACAATCTGGTCGGACCGCTGCAGAAAATTGCGCAACTTTTTTATGAGTACGGGGAAAAAATATATCCGTTCAAAGGAAATGCAGGACACAAAGCAAAATTCTGCGGCAGAAAGAAAAAGGTATACGTAGCGAGTAATGCGGGCTGGTTCAGAACAATGGTGGCGGCGGCGACAGCGTGCGGTCTGGAAGTAAAAAATCAGCTGACCTGA
- a CDS encoding Hpt domain-containing protein, with protein MVSEENSGQELFVINDDLRELIPHFVMHQFEELQQMETSLEAGNLKEVGRLGHSLKGAAANFCLDPLSRLGMTIQDVSKLGMEEALLPLVKKYRFYLDELKVQVS; from the coding sequence ATGGTTTCTGAAGAAAATTCAGGACAGGAATTGTTCGTCATAAATGACGATCTCAGGGAGTTGATTCCCCATTTTGTAATGCACCAGTTCGAAGAACTGCAGCAGATGGAAACCAGCCTTGAGGCCGGAAACCTGAAGGAAGTCGGCCGTCTGGGACATAGCCTGAAAGGGGCTGCGGCCAATTTTTGTCTTGATCCGCTTTCCCGGCTGGGCATGACCATACAGGATGTCTCCAAGCTGGGCATGGAAGAAGCTTTGCTGCCGTTGGTCAAGAAATACCGTTTCTATCTTGATGAGTTGAAAGTTCAGGTCAGCTGA
- a CDS encoding response regulator: MVNSFRIGRKITLGLVAILTVVLLPLGYVLNEFYQSDIQDAIESKGSTVASLVAFSSSDAILNFQNHRLEELAENACLDKGIISCAVFSQSGVLLSEFKKTMQEDEHAVFYIERRILKDGEYLGFVRVGILEGHFAASPQFVLAFLLSLLFGTALLSGICLRLFVGRALVSPVVRLSKLAERAEQGESVVFEEAERDDEIGRLSGSLERLSARLIRIQTDLEERVTERTEALSQINRKLTDEVEIRRKAEKDLSTALEELSFTVRELEKSKDKAETASRFKSQFLAMISHEIRTPMNAILGMGDLLLETELDPEQMGYVEIFRGSGELLLKIINDILDFVQIESGHIELVPVPFDPSRDVQSVCKSVAHSAHARDIEVICDVDQGIPAQVVGDPVRVRQILLNIVSNAVKFTSSGEVEVRLSIEDTGDDFERLLYTVRDTGIGIPEGRRESIFDSFVQADGSTSREYGGVGLGLAAASRLAALMDGDIRFESESGKGSIFYFSIPFKKSVYEPVRSVADFSGTRVLLVDDNYTVREVLARRMQSFGIDAVMAADGDEGLGYLEAAQEHGNGYDLLLVDSDMPAISGVDFLSKAQQKKLLPGRVAMMFSAGCTEEDRQNARMVGADYTLIKPVFDADLIRCLASVGDSGKNKVKAGAGMNILLVEDNENHRKILELFILDTGAEITVAVDGLQAVQLFSDNRYDLVFMDLELPVMDGLAAVKRMREFELESERTKSVILALAARAYSSNRQESARAGCDGFISKPVKWDTIRSTVSAVAGRSGLPEDITILE, translated from the coding sequence ATGGTGAATTCTTTCAGAATCGGGCGCAAAATCACTTTGGGACTTGTTGCCATACTGACGGTTGTTCTGTTGCCGTTAGGCTATGTTTTAAATGAGTTTTATCAGTCCGATATTCAGGATGCAATTGAATCAAAAGGGAGCACGGTTGCATCGCTGGTGGCTTTCTCAAGCAGTGACGCTATTTTGAATTTTCAGAATCACAGGCTTGAGGAATTGGCCGAAAATGCCTGTCTCGATAAAGGGATAATCTCCTGTGCCGTGTTCAGCCAGTCCGGTGTGTTGCTCAGCGAGTTTAAAAAAACGATGCAGGAAGACGAACATGCTGTTTTTTATATTGAACGGCGAATCCTGAAGGACGGGGAGTATCTGGGCTTTGTGCGGGTCGGAATTCTGGAAGGCCATTTTGCAGCCAGTCCCCAGTTTGTTCTGGCTTTTCTTTTGTCTTTGCTTTTCGGAACTGCACTGCTGAGCGGAATTTGCCTGCGTTTGTTTGTCGGCAGGGCTTTGGTCTCCCCTGTTGTCCGGCTCTCAAAGCTGGCCGAGCGGGCGGAGCAGGGTGAATCCGTAGTTTTTGAAGAGGCAGAAAGGGATGATGAGATCGGGCGGCTGTCCGGTTCTCTGGAGCGTCTTTCGGCCAGATTGATCCGTATACAGACTGATCTGGAAGAAAGGGTCACCGAACGTACCGAGGCTTTAAGTCAAATAAACCGCAAGCTGACTGATGAAGTTGAAATCCGCCGCAAAGCTGAGAAAGATTTGAGTACGGCTTTGGAAGAGCTGTCCTTCACTGTGCGTGAGCTTGAAAAATCCAAAGACAAGGCCGAAACCGCCAGCAGATTCAAAAGTCAGTTCCTGGCTATGATCAGCCATGAAATCAGAACCCCCATGAATGCCATTCTCGGCATGGGTGACCTGCTGCTGGAGACTGAACTTGATCCCGAGCAGATGGGATATGTAGAAATTTTCCGGGGTTCCGGTGAATTGTTGCTCAAAATAATCAACGATATTCTTGATTTTGTGCAGATTGAATCCGGACATATTGAACTTGTTCCGGTTCCCTTTGATCCTTCCCGCGATGTGCAGAGCGTCTGCAAAAGTGTGGCCCACTCCGCCCATGCCCGCGATATTGAAGTTATTTGCGATGTCGATCAGGGTATTCCGGCACAGGTTGTGGGCGATCCGGTGCGTGTGCGCCAGATTCTGCTGAATATTGTTTCCAATGCTGTAAAATTTACCTCCAGCGGAGAGGTTGAAGTTCGGCTGAGCATAGAAGATACCGGTGATGATTTTGAACGTCTGCTCTATACGGTCCGGGATACCGGGATCGGTATACCCGAAGGGCGCAGGGAATCCATTTTCGACAGCTTTGTTCAGGCTGACGGCTCCACTTCCCGTGAATACGGCGGTGTGGGACTCGGACTTGCCGCTGCTTCCCGGCTGGCTGCGCTGATGGACGGGGATATCCGTTTTGAAAGCGAAAGCGGCAAGGGCAGTATCTTTTATTTTTCCATTCCATTTAAAAAATCCGTGTATGAACCGGTGCGCAGTGTGGCGGATTTTTCCGGAACACGAGTTCTGCTGGTGGATGACAACTACACTGTACGCGAGGTGCTTGCCCGCAGAATGCAATCATTCGGTATAGATGCGGTTATGGCTGCGGACGGTGATGAAGGTCTCGGTTATCTTGAGGCCGCGCAGGAGCACGGCAACGGCTATGACTTGTTGCTGGTGGACAGCGACATGCCCGCCATATCGGGGGTTGACTTCCTTTCCAAAGCACAGCAGAAGAAGTTGCTTCCCGGACGGGTGGCAATGATGTTTTCCGCCGGGTGTACTGAAGAGGATCGACAGAATGCGCGAATGGTCGGGGCGGATTATACTTTGATCAAGCCTGTTTTTGATGCGGACCTGATCCGTTGTCTGGCTTCGGTGGGTGATTCCGGCAAGAATAAGGTCAAAGCCGGTGCGGGAATGAATATCCTGCTGGTGGAAGACAATGAAAACCACCGCAAGATTCTGGAACTCTTTATCCTTGATACCGGGGCGGAGATAACTGTCGCAGTGGACGGATTGCAGGCGGTGCAGCTTTTCAGCGACAACAGGTATGATCTTGTGTTCATGGATCTGGAACTTCCGGTCATGGACGGATTGGCTGCAGTGAAAAGAATGCGCGAATTCGAGCTGGAAAGTGAGCGGACCAAGTCTGTGATTTTAGCCCTTGCGGCCCGGGCCTACAGCTCAAACAGACAGGAATCCGCACGAGCAGGATGTGACGGTTTCATATCCAAGCCGGTTAAATGGGATACCATAAGGTCTACTGTTTCGGCTGTTGCGGGAAGATCCGGGCTTCCGGAAGATATTACTATTTTGGAGTAA
- a CDS encoding BMP family protein, whose amino-acid sequence MISAGSFRRLLTLLFLFCFAFGVTTVCDAKQVKVGFVHSGETINDSSFNEMAVAGLRRLQKEQQVQILPRRGGFTTERTLEAVSSLLSEEVRIMVINGAPIGNRFGEVALDHPEVIFILTDSRIEGYPNIISIDYAQGMGSCLVGALCAWQTKTGRVGFIGGNELPVIKEFLKGFREGVKYSGRDVEVDVQYVRKGNAEKGFEDPQQANILASRMYGAGVDIIFAVAGLSGNGVIQAARNSGNLAVGVDSDQDHMAKGSVLTSMMKRLDIAVYKEVLAVLNGTHVPGRRVYDLSNEGVCLTEMKYSKHLIAPDVLEKLHELKAKLVSGKVKLNPSAE is encoded by the coding sequence ATGATTTCTGCAGGAAGTTTTCGCAGGTTGCTGACGCTGCTGTTTTTATTTTGTTTTGCTTTCGGGGTGACAACCGTTTGTGACGCAAAACAGGTAAAAGTCGGCTTTGTTCATTCCGGCGAAACCATAAACGACAGCTCTTTCAATGAGATGGCCGTAGCCGGGCTGCGCAGATTGCAGAAAGAACAGCAAGTTCAGATATTGCCCCGCAGAGGCGGATTTACTACGGAAAGAACTCTGGAGGCCGTTAGCTCCCTTCTCTCCGAGGAGGTCAGGATTATGGTCATCAACGGTGCGCCTATCGGTAATCGTTTTGGGGAGGTTGCTCTTGACCATCCCGAAGTTATTTTTATTCTGACTGATTCCAGAATTGAGGGGTATCCCAATATTATTTCCATTGACTATGCTCAAGGGATGGGGTCATGTCTGGTCGGTGCTCTCTGTGCATGGCAGACCAAAACCGGCAGGGTCGGTTTTATAGGCGGCAACGAGTTGCCCGTGATCAAGGAGTTTTTAAAAGGTTTTCGCGAGGGTGTTAAATATTCCGGCAGGGATGTTGAAGTTGATGTGCAGTACGTGCGAAAAGGAAATGCTGAAAAGGGATTCGAAGACCCGCAGCAGGCCAACATACTTGCCTCCCGCATGTACGGGGCCGGGGTTGATATAATTTTTGCAGTAGCCGGATTGTCCGGCAACGGGGTTATCCAGGCCGCGCGTAACTCCGGAAATCTGGCTGTCGGCGTGGATTCGGATCAGGACCATATGGCCAAGGGCTCGGTTCTGACCAGTATGATGAAAAGGCTTGATATTGCTGTATACAAAGAGGTTCTTGCTGTTCTGAACGGGACCCATGTTCCGGGGCGCAGGGTTTATGACCTGTCCAATGAAGGCGTATGCTTAACCGAAATGAAGTATAGTAAGCACCTGATTGCCCCCGATGTGCTGGAGAAGCTCCATGAGCTGAAAGCAAAACTTGTTTCAGGAAAAGTAAAGTTGAACCCTTCAGCTGAATAA
- the hydF gene encoding [FeFe] hydrogenase H-cluster maturation GTPase HydF produces the protein MSAEIESGSKLAIAIAGRSNVGKSSIIRALSGIESDQVSPVASEDEMYPLTRAEIHPLGPVTIYDTDAHVPGDDRTQAIKDGLYSVDVAVIVTDESGILDEERELTTLLRDRGIPCVMVFNKADIRRPSLADMEFCGSRGVRFVATSTVDGRGIDRLKKSIMALAPEENMLDPVLARDLMGRGDFVVCVVSEDPVSPKGRLGLPKSQVLREILDAGGIAVIVKEGELYQTISGHKRRPALVIADSEPIKKVMDIIPRDVSLTTFPILFARHKGNLEQLVQGANAIDHLQDGDKVLIVEACPHHPKAEDLGKEMIPARIAGYTDRNIIFESKTGCGLPIDLSEYQLVVHCGACMQERADMLRRIRDCDRQQVPITNYGLAVAKVDGTLQRLIEPFFKNEIEERKELTGKINVFRGSNSQAMHLVVPAEIHPEKAVPFNLMYLFGDIEVTKQHIGFSSLPFARGGQQKIRKFVEEHGYCFYKWPGRVLGADLGGLLDPDENNES, from the coding sequence ATGAGTGCTGAAATTGAAAGCGGTTCCAAGCTCGCTATAGCCATAGCCGGAAGGAGCAATGTTGGTAAATCTTCAATAATCCGTGCTCTTTCAGGTATAGAAAGTGATCAGGTCAGCCCGGTGGCAAGTGAGGATGAAATGTATCCTCTGACCCGGGCGGAAATTCATCCGCTGGGCCCGGTAACCATATACGATACCGACGCCCATGTTCCCGGTGACGATAGGACGCAGGCCATTAAAGACGGACTGTACAGCGTTGATGTGGCGGTTATTGTTACTGATGAGTCCGGTATTCTCGATGAAGAACGTGAGTTGACCACGCTGCTGCGTGATCGCGGCATCCCGTGCGTAATGGTTTTCAACAAGGCGGATATCAGACGACCCAGCCTTGCGGATATGGAATTCTGCGGTTCGCGCGGAGTTCGTTTTGTGGCTACCTCCACAGTGGACGGGCGCGGTATTGATCGGCTCAAGAAATCCATTATGGCCCTCGCTCCGGAAGAAAACATGCTTGATCCGGTGCTGGCCCGTGACCTCATGGGCAGGGGGGATTTCGTGGTCTGCGTGGTTTCGGAGGACCCGGTTTCACCCAAGGGCAGGCTGGGGCTTCCCAAGTCACAGGTCTTGCGGGAAATCCTCGATGCCGGGGGAATTGCGGTTATCGTCAAAGAGGGCGAGCTTTACCAGACCATTTCCGGGCACAAGCGTCGTCCGGCTCTTGTTATCGCCGATTCCGAGCCGATCAAGAAGGTGATGGACATCATTCCGCGTGATGTTTCCCTGACCACTTTTCCCATTCTTTTCGCCCGTCATAAGGGTAACCTTGAGCAGCTTGTGCAGGGCGCAAATGCCATTGACCATTTGCAGGACGGGGATAAGGTACTGATCGTTGAAGCCTGCCCCCACCATCCCAAGGCCGAGGATCTCGGCAAGGAAATGATTCCTGCGCGCATAGCCGGATATACCGACCGCAATATTATTTTTGAATCCAAGACCGGGTGCGGTCTGCCTATCGATCTTTCCGAATACCAGCTGGTGGTCCATTGCGGGGCCTGCATGCAGGAGCGGGCGGATATGCTTCGCCGGATCAGGGATTGCGATCGGCAGCAGGTGCCCATCACCAACTACGGTCTGGCCGTGGCCAAGGTGGACGGAACCCTGCAGCGTCTGATCGAACCTTTTTTCAAGAATGAGATTGAAGAGCGCAAGGAACTGACCGGGAAGATCAACGTATTCCGGGGCAGCAACTCGCAGGCCATGCATCTGGTTGTTCCGGCTGAGATTCATCCTGAAAAAGCGGTACCGTTCAACCTCATGTATCTTTTCGGGGATATTGAGGTTACCAAGCAGCATATAGGTTTTTCTTCCTTGCCTTTCGCTCGCGGAGGGCAGCAGAAGATCAGGAAGTTTGTGGAAGAACACGGCTACTGCTTTTACAAATGGCCCGGACGGGTTCTGGGGGCCGATCTTGGCGGCCTTCTTGATCCGGATGAAAATAATGAATCGTAA